The following coding sequences lie in one Arachis stenosperma cultivar V10309 chromosome 5, arast.V10309.gnm1.PFL2, whole genome shotgun sequence genomic window:
- the LOC130980226 gene encoding single myb histone 1-like isoform X2, whose protein sequence is MTILNDPEFAPILSLRNNVSLKDKWRNLSNDAQGSTSGKPSELEALRAELKCLREELKQIKDERACLQKQVKDLTEEAAKYKELKSLLRMYLNG, encoded by the exons ATGACGATTCTGAATGATCCTGAATTTGCCCCCATTCTGAGTTTGCGGAACAACGTCAGCCTCAAG GATAAGTGGAGAAACCTTAGCAATGATGCTCAAGGGTCCACAAGTGGAAAGCCCTCTGAACTAGAGGCACTGCGA GCTGAACTAAAATGCCTTCGTGAGGAGttaaaacaaatcaaagatGAACGTGCTTGTCTACAGAAGCAAGTAAAGGATTTAACAGAAGAAGCAGCAAagtacaaagaattgaagagtTTGCTAAGAATGTATCTTAATGGATGA
- the LOC130980226 gene encoding single myb histone 4-like isoform X1, with amino-acid sequence MGKRRRWNKAEVDALIAGVEKHGSGDWMTILNDPEFAPILSLRNNVSLKDKWRNLSNDAQGSTSGKPSELEALRAELKCLREELKQIKDERACLQKQVKDLTEEAAKYKELKSLLRMYLNG; translated from the exons ATGGGTAAGCGGAGGAGATGGAATAAAGCTGAAGTGGATGCCCTAATTGCGGGCGTGGAAAAACATGGGTCTGGAGACTGGATGACGATTCTGAATGATCCTGAATTTGCCCCCATTCTGAGTTTGCGGAACAACGTCAGCCTCAAG GATAAGTGGAGAAACCTTAGCAATGATGCTCAAGGGTCCACAAGTGGAAAGCCCTCTGAACTAGAGGCACTGCGA GCTGAACTAAAATGCCTTCGTGAGGAGttaaaacaaatcaaagatGAACGTGCTTGTCTACAGAAGCAAGTAAAGGATTTAACAGAAGAAGCAGCAAagtacaaagaattgaagagtTTGCTAAGAATGTATCTTAATGGATGA
- the LOC130981593 gene encoding uncharacterized protein LOC130981593, with product MRGESGDYDMNVRRDDDLEVYKYSISKDAVFCLCCYLMKPETESGDAFVTNGFSNWKKKEKLQTYVGIHDSAHNQVWRKCEALMKPKQHISAAIEKQSEQAKKNYQIHLTATIDCIRFLLRQGLVFCGNDETDVSVNQGNFLELLNFLTQHNEVIGRALKNARENLKLRAPSIQKDIVRAAASETTKVIVNDLGDELFAVLVDEARDISIKEQMSVCLRCVNKKGQVREHFLGLVHVSITNVLSLKLALEPLLETYNLSLSRVHSQGYDGASNMQGEFNGLKTLILKENSYAFYVHCFAHQLQLALVTVAKKQVEIALLFNLLTNLCNVVGASCKRRDMLRDSQMTKTIEALQSGEIASGRGLNQEITLKRAGDTRWGSHYGTILRLISLFPSVVNVFEYVEEDGNNSEQRAETCHLLNVIQSFEFIFNLHLMKNILGVTNELSQALQMNDQDIVNAMTLVKVSKQRLQTIRDDGWSLLVDEVSLFCEKYNITVPKMDDIFVSQGRSRR from the exons atgAGAGGGGAATCAGGGGATTATGATATGAATGTTAGAAGGGATGATGATTTAGAAGTTTACA AGTATAGTATATCAAAAGATGCTGTTTTTTGTCTTTGTTGTTATCTTATGAAACCTGAGACTGAAAGTGGCGATGCTTTTGTAACCAATGGCTTTTCAAATtggaaaaaaaaggagaaattACAAACTTATGTTGGGATTCATGATAGTGCTCATAATCAAGTTTGGAGAAAATGTGAAGCGCTTATGAAACCAAAACAACACATTAGTGCTGCTATTGAAAAACAATCTGAGCAAGCTAAAAAGAATTATCAAATTCATTTGACAGCCACAATTGATTGTATTAGATTTCTTTTGCGACAAGGATTGGTCTTTTGTGGTAATGATGAGACAGATGTTTCTGTTAATCAAGGAAATTTTTTGGAACTTCTAAACTTTCTTACGCAACATAATGAAGTGATTGGTCGTGCTTTAAAAAATGCTCGTGAGAATCTTAAACTAAGAGCTCCCTCAATTCAAAAAGACATTGTAAGAGCTGCTGCAAGTGAAACGACAAAAGTTATTGTTAATGATCTTGGGGATGAATTGTTTGCTGTTTTGGTTGATGAAGCCCGCGACATTTCTATTAAGGAGCAAATGTCAGTTTGTTTAAGGTGTGTGAATAAAAAAGGGCAAGTTAGGGAGCATTTTCTTGGTCTTGTTCATGTTTCTATTACTAATGTTTTATCTCTAAAATTAGCATTGGAGCCATTATTAGAAACATATAATTTAAGTTTATCAAGAGTACATAGCCAAGGATATGATGGTGCAAGTAATATGCAAGGAGAATTTAATGGTTTAAAAACTTTGATATTGAAAGAAAATTCTTATGCTTTCTATGTACATTGCTTTGCTCACCAACTTCAGTTAGCTCTTGTAACGGTTGCAAAAAAACAAGTTGAAATTGCTTTGCTTTTCAATTTGTTAACCAATTTGTGCAATGTTGTTGGAGCTTCATGTAAACGAAGAGATATGCTTCGTGATAGTCAGATGACTAAGACAATTGAAGCATTACAAAGTGGAGAAATTGCTAGTGGACGTGGTTTGAATCAAGAAATAACTTTGAAAAGAGCTGGAGATACTAGATGGGGTTCACACTATGGAACTATACTTagattaatttctttgtttccttCCGTGGTCAATGTTTTTGAATATGTTGAGGAAGATGGAAATAATTCAGAACAAAGAGCTGAAACATGTCATTTATTGAATGTCATTCAATCTTTTGAATTCATTTTCAACTTACACTTGATGAAAAATATCTTGGGAGTTACTAATGAATTATCTCAAGCGTTACAAATGAATGATCAAGACATTGTAAATGCTATGACATTGGTTAAAGTGTCTAAGCAACGGTTGCAAACTATAAGAGATGATGGTTGGTCTCTATTAGTTGACGAAGTCTCATTGTTTtgtgaaaaatataatattactGTTCCAAAAATGGATGATATATTTGTGTCACAAGGAAGATCAAGACGCTAA
- the LOC130982026 gene encoding monocopper oxidase-like protein SKS1, giving the protein MVTTLLSLLLLLPCLSSAADPTVNADLRFSYKTLSPLGLPQRVIAVNGDFPGPFINVTTNNNVNVNVHNDLDEDLLVTWSGIQMRRDAWEDGVIGTNCPIPPKWNWTYQFQVKDQIGSFFYFPSLNFQRASGGFGPIVVNNRNIIPIPFAQPDGDIFIIIGDWYTQTHTALRTTLDGGKDLGIPDGVLINGKGPYQYNTTLVPAGIDYETIRVDPGKTYRLRVHNVGISTSLNFRIQNHNLLLAETEGHYTIQTNFTDFDIHAGQSYSFLLSTDQNASTDYYIVASARFVNGSAWDRVTGVAILHYSNSQGKASGPLPPPPDDIYNPGYSMNQAKSVRQNTSASGARPNPQGSFHYGSINITDTYLLQVVPPVTIKGNVRATINGVSFNKPSVPFRLADLHKLRGIYKLDFPSKPMNKAPVIDTSLINATYKGFIEIVLQNNDTTVQNFHLDGYSFFVVGMDFGNWSENSRGSYNKWDAISRCTTQVYPGGWTAILISLDNVGTWNLRSENLDRWFLGQETYMRIVNPEENGETEMPPPDHVLYCGPLKNLQKQQNHSSSAVTAFGGNLLLSLLLALFAAMFMCN; this is encoded by the exons ATGGTGACGACGCTTCTCTCTCTGCTTCTGCTGCTTCCATGCCTCTCTTCCGCTGCCGATCCTACCGTTAACGCTGACCTTCGCTTCTCATACAAAACTCTTTCCCCCCTCGGTCTTCCTCAACGG GTCATAGCTGTCAATGGTGATTTTCCAGGGCCCTTCATCAACGTTACGACTAATAACAATGTTAATGTGAACGTCCACAATGATTTGGATGAAGATCTTCTCGTTACATG gtctggcattcaaatgcgcCGCGATGCATGGGAAGATGGTGTTATTGGAACAAATTGTCCAATTCCTCCCAAGTGGAATTGGACATACCAGTTCCAAGTCAAGGATCAAATTGGGAGTTTCTTTTACTTCCCTTCCCTGAATTTCCAAAGAGCCTCTGGTGGTTTTGGTCCCATTGTTGTCAATAATAGGAATATTATCCCTATTCCTTTTGCACAGCCAGATGGGGATATTTTCATCATAATTGGTGATTGGTATACCCAGACTCACACG GCTCTGAGAACAACACTTGATGGTGGAAAAGACCTTGGAATTCCAGATGGTGTTCTTATCAATGGAAAGGGACCTTACCAATACAACACCACTCTTGTACCTGCTGGCATTGACTATGAAACAATTAGGGTTGATCCAG GCAAGACATACCGACTTCGAGTCCACAATGTGGGGATTTCAACTAGTTTGAACTTCCGAATTCAAAATCACAATCTATTGCTTGCAGAAACAGAGGGCCATTACACAATTCAAACAAATTTCACTGACTTTGATATTCATGCTGGCCAGTCATACTCTTTTCTACTTTCAACTGATCAGAATGCAAGTACAGACTACTATATTGTTGCAAGTGCAAGGTTTGTAAATGGTTCAGCATGGGATAGGGTTACGGGTGTTGCAATTTTACACTACTCAAATTCTCAGGGAAAAGCAAGTGGTCCACTTCCACCCCCACCAGATGATATTTATAACCCGGGTTATTCAATGAACCAAGCCAAAAGTGTCAG GCAAAACACATCTGCTAGTGGAGCTCGCCCTAATCCCCAAGGATCCTTTCATTATGGATCTATCAATATCACTGATACATATTTGTTACAAGTTGTGCCACCAGTGACCATAAAAGGCAATGTTCGAGCTACTATCAATGGGGTCTCATTTAATAAGCCTTCTGTTCCATTTCGGCTTGCTGATCTGCATAAATTAAGAGGAATTTACAAGCTTGATTTCCCCAGTAAACCGATGAACAAAGCACCAGTAATCGACACCTCTCTCATAAATGCTACTTATAAGGGGTTCATTGAGATTGTACTGCAAAACAATGACACAACAGTGCAGAATTTTCACTTGGATGGCTACTCCTTTTTTGTAGTTGG GATGGACTTTGGTAATTGGTCAGAGAATTCTAGAGGTTCTTATAACAAGTGGGATGCGATTTCTCGCTGCACAACTCAG GTTTATCCTGGAGGATGGACAGCAATCCTTATATCTCTAGACAATGTTGGAACTTGGAACCTGAGATCAGAAAACCTTGACAGGTGGTTCCTAGGCCAAGAAACATATATGAGGATCGTCAATCCTGAAGAAAATGGTGAAACTGAGATGCCTCCACCAGATCATGTTCTCTACTGTGGCCCCCTCAAAAACTTGCAGAA GCAGCAGAACCATTCTTCTTCTGCAGTCACTGCTTTTGGAGGGAACCTCCTTTTATCATTACTACTGGCACTTTTTGCTGCGATGTTCATGTGTAACTAA
- the LOC130982104 gene encoding sucrose transport protein SUC8-like: MESPTKSSLQLETATTTNITPILKIISVASVAAGIQFGWALQLSLLTPYVQLLGVPHVWASFIWLCGPISGMVVQPIVGYYSDRCNSRLGRRKPFIITGALSVIIAVFLIGYAADLGHSFGDDITKKTRPRAVALFVIGFWVLDVANNMLQGPCRAFLGDLSAGDEGKIRMANAFFSFFMAIGNILGYAAGSYENLHKAFPFSNTEACEKFCANLKSCFFISILLLLTLTGLAMFFVEDVPLSEAKKNEDIEGTEDSSRSAGCFGEIVGALKELKKPMWILMLVTAINWIGWFPFFLFNTDWMGKEVYGGNVGDEAYDKGVRAGSLGLMINAIVLAVMSLGVEPASKIMGGAKNLWGIVNFILSGGLLSTIYITKVAEFDRHRAGHYVPPATGVRVGAMTFFAVVGIPLAINFSVPFALASVYSATSGAGQGLSLGVLNLAIVIPQMIVSTVSGQVDAWFGGGNLPAFVMGAIAAAVSGAMAIVMLPSIKKSDAAKASMVVGGGH, encoded by the exons ATGGAGTCCCCAACGAAGAGCTCACTTCAGCTGGAGACGGCTACAACGACGAATATCACACCCATTTTGAAGATTATTTCAGTTGCATCCGTTGCAGCTGGCATTCAGTTTGGGTGGGCCCTACAACTCTCCCTCCTCACACCATACGTCCAACTGTTGGGGGTTCCACACGTGTGGGCCTCCTTCATTTGGCTGTGTGGGCCCATCTCCGGGATGGTAGTCCAGCCTATTGTGGGATACTACAGTGATCGTTGCAACTCAAGACTCGGCCGTCGTAAACCTTTTATCATCACTGGAGCCCTTTCTGTCATCATCGCCGTCTTCCTCATCGGATACGCTGCTGACCTCGGTCACTCCTTCGGCGACGACATTACGAAGAAAACCCGCCCTCGAGCTGTTGCCTTATTCGTCATCGGTTTTTGGGTGCTAGATGTGGCCAACAACATGCTACAAGGGCCTTGCCGCGCCTTCTTAGGCGACCTGTCTGCCGGAGACGAAGGCAAGATCCGAATGGCCAAtgccttcttctccttcttcatgGCGATAGGTAACATCCTCGGCTACGCGGCAGGTTCATATGAAAACCTACACAAAGCTTTTCCGTTCTCGAACACGGAGGCATGTGAAAAGTTCTGCGCTAACCTCAAGAGCTGCTTCTTCATCTCCATCCTTCTCCTCCTTACCCTGACCGGCCTCGCCATGTTCTTCGTTGAAGACGTTCCCCTCTCAGAGGCCAAGAAAAATGAGGACATTGAAGGCACTGAGGACTCTTCTCGTTCGGCAGGATGCTTTGGAGAAATCGTTGGGGCGTTGAAGGAGCTGAAGAAGCCAATGTGGATCTTGATGCTTGTAACAGCCATCAACTGGATCGGTTGGTTCCCATTCTTCTTGTTCAACACCGACTGGATGGGAAAGGAGGTGTACGGAGGTAATGTGGGTGACGAGGCCTACGACAAGGGTGTCCGCGCTGGATCGTTGGGTTTGATGATAAACGCCATCGTTTTGGCAGTTATGTCATTGGGAGTTGAACCGGCTAGCAAAATCATGGGTGGAGCAAAGAACCTTTGGGGTATTGTTAACTTCATCCTTTCCGGTGGTTTGCTTTCTACTATTTACATCACCAAGGTCGCTGAGTTTGATCGCCATCGTGCCGGCCATTATGTTCCTCCAGCTACCGGCGTAAGGGTTGGTGCCATGACATTCTTCGCCGTCGTCGGTATTCCACTTGCG ATCAATTTCAGCGTTCCATTCGCTCTAGCATCAGTCTACTCAGCCACCAGTGGAGCAGGCCAAGGCTTGTCTCTTGGGGTTCTCAATCTTGCCATTGTGATCCCACAG ATGATAGTGTCAACAGTAAGTGGACAAGTGGATGCCTGGTTCGGTGGTGGGAACTTGCCTGCATTTGTGATGGGTGCAATAGCGGCTGCTGTGAGTGGTGCAATGGCAATTGTCATGCTTCCGTCCATAAAGAAATCTGATGCAGCCAAAGCTTCTATGGTCGTTGGTGGCGGACACTAA